A section of the Leptospira noumeaensis genome encodes:
- a CDS encoding acetylxylan esterase, with protein MPQTVSFDECFQTVPKLDPPSDLDSFWKEGISGLKKVPVKAAYKTVLKGSFIWESLNDISFQSIDNHVLHGKLAIPRKRGNRPVVVYFHDYLAVPEEIQKGYSDLGVAQLHITLRGHGEEMIHAPVDPVTGKAPIGWTPNYFAHGLDQKEDFYMRKLYLDVIRTIEFLRLTDGIDGDQIILHGKSIGSALSVFGAAYSDRIKGLILETPSFCYIDKDQISLKGNPWVRELTPFLEKRATKKIDYKKELAYFDALNFAKKIKIPALFSCGMEDVISHPKSTFALFNHMNCDKRMQLYPTEGNEAGKDKQPQANLEFVKEIFAL; from the coding sequence ATGCCTCAAACCGTTAGTTTTGATGAATGTTTCCAAACCGTTCCGAAACTGGATCCGCCATCGGATTTAGATAGTTTTTGGAAAGAAGGGATTTCTGGATTAAAAAAAGTTCCTGTAAAAGCCGCTTACAAAACAGTTCTGAAAGGATCTTTTATTTGGGAATCACTCAATGATATTAGTTTTCAAAGTATCGACAATCATGTGTTACATGGGAAACTCGCGATTCCTAGAAAAAGAGGAAATCGGCCTGTTGTTGTTTATTTTCATGATTATTTAGCGGTTCCGGAAGAGATCCAGAAAGGATATTCGGATTTGGGTGTGGCCCAACTTCATATCACTCTTCGGGGTCATGGGGAAGAAATGATCCATGCACCAGTAGATCCAGTGACAGGAAAGGCACCGATTGGTTGGACACCCAATTATTTTGCACACGGACTCGACCAAAAAGAAGATTTCTATATGCGAAAACTATATTTGGATGTGATTCGAACCATTGAGTTCCTACGTTTGACCGATGGGATTGATGGTGACCAAATCATTCTCCATGGTAAGTCCATTGGTTCTGCTCTTTCCGTATTTGGTGCGGCTTATTCCGATCGAATCAAAGGACTTATCTTAGAAACACCTTCGTTTTGTTATATTGATAAAGACCAAATTTCTTTAAAAGGAAATCCATGGGTGAGAGAACTCACTCCTTTTTTAGAAAAAAGAGCCACTAAAAAAATCGATTATAAAAAGGAACTGGCTTATTTTGATGCACTAAACTTTGCCAAAAAAATAAAAATCCCAGCTCTTTTTTCTTGTGGGATGGAAGATGTGATCTCACATCCAAAATCCACCTTTGCTTTGTTCAACCATATGAACTGTGATAAACGGATGCAGTTGTATCCAACCGAAGGAAACGAAGCAGGAAAAGACAAACAACCACAAGCAAACTTAGAATTTGTAAAAGAAATTTTTGCCTTATGA
- a CDS encoding helix-turn-helix domain-containing protein, whose product MLRKKRGIKQYDMARALGVSPSYLSKIETGAQDPTEKFKSSCAKYLKTSVDKLFNESAVEDIYPEFSNGLKNKLWAVRRELGIKQYDFAKKLKVSTPFLSKVELGLLEPPEDFKNLVSKVLKMEKNELFLG is encoded by the coding sequence ATGCTTCGAAAGAAGAGAGGTATCAAACAGTACGATATGGCGAGGGCACTAGGAGTTTCTCCGAGTTACCTATCCAAAATTGAGACTGGAGCCCAAGATCCGACTGAAAAATTCAAGTCATCTTGTGCAAAATATCTCAAAACCTCTGTCGATAAGCTTTTTAACGAAAGCGCAGTGGAAGACATCTATCCTGAGTTTTCCAATGGATTGAAAAACAAACTTTGGGCAGTCAGACGTGAGTTAGGAATCAAACAATACGATTTCGCTAAGAAATTAAAGGTTTCCACTCCGTTTTTGTCAAAAGTAGAACTAGGACTTTTGGAACCGCCGGAAGATTTTAAGAATCTGGTCTCCAAAGTTCTGAAAATGGAAAAAAACGAGCTATTTCTCGGCTAA
- a CDS encoding sodium-dependent transporter, with protein MEKRQAEHHQEGWASRIGLILAVASGAIGLGNFLRFPGQAAQNGGGAFMVPYIISFLILGIPVCLAEWTMGRMGGKHGHSTPFIFREYLKGFPLKLAGTIGVMIPVMIYVYYVFIESWCLAYAYYFLTGQMSLDGSTQDAMTKQASTFFMHLTGAEANGSSFQSPIIVFFLLCVLFNFLLVYRGLSKGLEAFAKIAMPLMGICATIILVRVLTIPGIESGLAVMWNPEWSKLTQPKVWISAAGQIFFSLSTGFGIALVFSSFLKKKDDVVLSSLSSASLNEFAEVVFGGMITIPVAFLFLGMQATSFGTFGMGFIALPSVFGMMPGGAFFGGLWFLVLFLAAITSSVTMLQPGILFLEEGFHVGRRKSSLLLFLFTFFLCLPIIYFNKDFAALDIADFYIGTIMIYILASIQIFIFVFKIGVDRGVKDANEGSLIPFPRSIRFVLKYITPWFLLFIFVSFCYMNLPEYLDKMNPEVMGLLAENKGENVEDAKTKAVVARSVVISLFVIYGFIYFLVSKALNHSKEKVTT; from the coding sequence ATGGAAAAGAGACAAGCGGAACACCACCAAGAAGGTTGGGCCAGTCGTATCGGATTGATTTTGGCTGTAGCAAGTGGTGCGATTGGACTTGGAAATTTTTTAAGATTCCCCGGGCAAGCTGCACAAAATGGTGGTGGCGCCTTTATGGTTCCCTATATCATCAGCTTCCTCATTCTTGGAATCCCTGTTTGTTTGGCTGAGTGGACCATGGGTCGTATGGGTGGCAAACATGGACATAGCACTCCCTTTATCTTTCGTGAATACTTAAAAGGATTCCCTCTCAAACTTGCGGGAACCATTGGTGTCATGATTCCTGTGATGATTTATGTGTACTATGTATTCATTGAATCCTGGTGTTTGGCTTATGCTTACTATTTTCTTACGGGACAGATGTCACTTGATGGATCCACTCAAGATGCGATGACAAAACAAGCCTCCACTTTCTTTATGCATTTAACCGGTGCCGAAGCCAATGGATCCAGTTTCCAATCTCCTATCATTGTATTCTTTTTGCTTTGTGTATTGTTTAATTTTTTACTCGTTTATCGTGGTCTATCCAAAGGACTTGAAGCCTTTGCTAAAATTGCCATGCCACTCATGGGAATTTGTGCTACGATCATCCTTGTTCGAGTGTTAACCATTCCAGGAATTGAATCGGGTCTTGCTGTTATGTGGAACCCGGAGTGGTCAAAACTGACCCAACCAAAAGTATGGATCAGTGCCGCAGGACAAATTTTCTTTTCCTTATCCACTGGTTTTGGGATTGCTCTTGTGTTTTCTAGTTTTTTAAAGAAAAAGGACGATGTTGTTTTATCTAGCCTTTCCTCTGCTTCTTTGAATGAGTTCGCAGAAGTTGTGTTTGGTGGTATGATCACAATTCCTGTTGCCTTTTTATTTTTAGGAATGCAGGCCACTTCATTTGGAACCTTTGGAATGGGTTTTATCGCCCTTCCTTCTGTTTTTGGAATGATGCCTGGTGGGGCTTTTTTTGGTGGACTCTGGTTTCTTGTATTGTTCCTTGCTGCGATCACCTCTTCAGTTACCATGTTACAACCTGGAATTTTATTTTTAGAAGAGGGATTTCATGTAGGTAGACGGAAATCATCCTTACTACTATTTCTTTTTACGTTTTTTCTTTGCCTACCCATCATCTACTTCAACAAAGACTTTGCAGCACTTGACATTGCCGATTTTTATATCGGAACCATTATGATTTATATTTTGGCATCCATCCAAATTTTTATTTTTGTTTTTAAGATTGGTGTGGATCGGGGTGTGAAGGACGCAAACGAAGGGAGTCTCATTCCTTTTCCTCGGTCTATTCGATTTGTTTTAAAATACATCACTCCTTGGTTTTTACTTTTTATCTTCGTTTCTTTTTGTTATATGAACCTACCCGAATATTTGGATAAAATGAATCCAGAGGTCATGGGACTCCTTGCAGAAAATAAAGGGGAAAATGTAGAAGATGCCAAAACAAAGGCTGTTGTGGCCCGTTCGGTTGTAATTAGCCTTTTTGTCATTTACGGATTTATCTATTTTTTAGTTTCCAAGGCCCTAAACCATTCCAAAGAAAAGGTAACCACATGA
- the cysS gene encoding cysteine--tRNA ligase, whose product MSLVSFVFQNSKSGKKETFVPKDPSNVSIYSCGPTVYNFAHIGNIRSFLFVDVLRRSLLLGGYKLNQAMNITDIDDKIINESIKQKKSVEEFTKPWTEAFFKDLETLHVQKLEHYPKATESIEDMVGLVETLQKNGLVYEKDGNLYFSIQKFSRYGELSKIDVSGMKSGVRYDADEYEKDDVRDFVLWKNQKTNEEKCWHTKIGTGRPGWHLECSAMIRKVYGSGVDIHTGGIDLLFPHHENEAAQSYGAYPEEEFVGTWLHCEHLLVDGEKMSKSKGNFYTLRDILEKGYDPNAIRYHLISAHYRSKLNFSLNKLEESKTAMERIQNTIYRVLETGKLWDKVPKSFDNFEFSNPELQKLNLDFMNSLADDLNVPKALASVFELVRVVNQFLDSNTEFSDSVFLKESLALFFKTNELFAVFSFEKQIQTLDGISEDWILGQIEARKTAKQNKDFVNADKIRKELEEKGILLADTKEGNTTWKKAP is encoded by the coding sequence ATGAGTTTAGTTTCCTTTGTCTTCCAAAATTCGAAATCGGGTAAAAAGGAAACATTTGTTCCCAAAGATCCTTCAAACGTATCCATTTATTCCTGTGGGCCAACGGTTTATAATTTTGCACATATTGGGAACATCCGTTCGTTTTTATTTGTAGATGTACTTCGCCGTTCGTTACTGCTAGGTGGGTATAAACTCAACCAAGCCATGAACATCACAGACATTGATGACAAAATCATCAATGAATCGATCAAACAAAAAAAGAGTGTAGAAGAATTTACAAAACCTTGGACAGAAGCTTTTTTTAAAGACTTGGAAACTCTCCATGTTCAGAAGTTAGAACATTATCCAAAAGCCACTGAATCCATTGAAGATATGGTCGGACTTGTGGAAACACTCCAGAAGAACGGCCTTGTCTATGAAAAAGATGGGAACCTATATTTTTCCATCCAAAAGTTTTCTCGTTATGGTGAACTTTCGAAGATTGATGTTTCGGGAATGAAGTCTGGAGTTCGTTATGATGCCGATGAATACGAAAAAGATGATGTAAGAGATTTTGTTCTTTGGAAAAACCAAAAGACAAATGAAGAAAAATGTTGGCATACAAAAATCGGAACGGGACGACCAGGTTGGCATTTAGAATGTTCGGCGATGATTCGAAAAGTTTACGGATCAGGTGTAGACATCCATACAGGTGGGATTGACCTCCTCTTCCCTCACCATGAAAACGAAGCTGCACAAAGTTACGGTGCCTATCCAGAGGAAGAATTTGTAGGAACTTGGCTTCACTGCGAACACCTCCTTGTGGACGGAGAAAAAATGTCCAAAAGTAAGGGAAATTTTTATACCTTACGCGATATTTTAGAAAAAGGATATGATCCGAACGCAATTCGTTATCATTTGATTTCTGCACATTACAGAAGTAAGTTGAATTTCTCTCTAAACAAATTGGAAGAATCCAAAACGGCAATGGAGAGAATCCAAAATACCATCTACCGAGTGTTAGAAACTGGTAAGTTATGGGATAAAGTTCCCAAATCGTTTGATAATTTTGAATTTTCTAATCCAGAATTACAAAAACTCAATTTGGATTTTATGAATTCTTTGGCTGATGATTTGAATGTTCCCAAAGCTCTGGCTTCTGTTTTTGAACTGGTTCGAGTTGTGAACCAGTTTTTGGATTCAAATACAGAGTTTTCGGATTCTGTATTTTTAAAAGAATCCCTGGCATTGTTTTTTAAAACTAATGAACTATTTGCTGTTTTTTCATTTGAAAAACAAATCCAAACTTTGGATGGAATTTCAGAAGATTGGATTCTTGGCCAAATCGAAGCCCGAAAGACCGCCAAACAAAACAAAGATTTCGTAAACGCCGACAAAATTCGTAAAGAGTTGGAAGAAAAAGGAATCCTTCTCGCTGATACAAAAGAAGGAAATACCACATGGAAAAAAGCCCCGTAG
- a CDS encoding ATP-dependent DNA helicase gives MDVQTVFTTKLPKLWKDYEVRKEQMDMSTSIESAFNTGSNWVIEAGTGVGKSLAYLIPSALFSLENECTVVVSTETKALQDQLLYKDIPLVSEALGVPVNAMVALGASNYLCKRKYGRVMERGDFGPEMESSLPYFVNWEKQTTAGIRAEFDGFLSNSFWNSVSRESDNCLGRNCPNFSSSYYFLEKEKWKKANILIVNHHLLASHLAGDFKLLPPFSQLVIDEAHAFPEIVGKAFGSEIRYDLLMNLLHYLYFPEKRTGLVLKLKNGEKIMKSVEASIGYANDFFRMLLSAIPLQFNQFSTRHTERIKLDNGALEDTLSDLASQLEGLLSKYKKDSEDMEEKEMALGLEMVSGNLKKASSFLNDFRLKTNPNLVFWIEPPPQSAKDPFYYLFSQPKNTDEILANTLFPNMDSVVMTSATLSPTAGNFQYFLKEVGTSEVKTKTLASPFAYNTHSLLFVPKQVADPVQDPRKNKSDLSYWIARLLKLSEGDAFVLFTSNKLLSELYEELRHQVPYPIFSQTEMGPIAAKREFLANDKSVLFGVSSFWQGVDIKGDKLRNVIVTKLPFQVPTEPVLQAKMEDMERKGKSPFWEMQVPKTCLLLRQGFGRLIRSQSDTGMVSILDPRVHTKSYGKNVLQSLPKGVPLITEFNELERKFQLLPKF, from the coding sequence TTGGACGTACAAACAGTATTTACAACCAAACTTCCAAAACTTTGGAAGGATTATGAAGTTAGAAAAGAACAAATGGATATGTCAACGTCCATCGAATCGGCTTTTAATACAGGATCCAATTGGGTGATTGAAGCCGGAACGGGTGTCGGAAAGTCGTTAGCCTATTTGATTCCCAGTGCTCTATTCTCTTTAGAAAATGAATGTACGGTTGTGGTTTCTACAGAGACCAAAGCACTGCAAGACCAATTACTTTATAAAGACATTCCTCTTGTTTCTGAAGCTTTGGGAGTGCCAGTGAACGCCATGGTGGCGCTTGGTGCGAGTAACTATCTTTGTAAACGTAAGTATGGTCGTGTGATGGAACGCGGCGATTTTGGCCCGGAGATGGAATCCTCTTTGCCATATTTTGTGAATTGGGAAAAACAAACCACAGCAGGAATCCGTGCCGAATTTGATGGATTTTTATCCAATTCATTTTGGAATTCTGTCTCTAGGGAGTCTGACAACTGTTTGGGGAGAAATTGTCCCAACTTTAGTTCCTCCTATTACTTTTTAGAAAAAGAAAAATGGAAAAAAGCCAATATCCTGATTGTGAACCACCATCTTTTGGCAAGCCATCTCGCTGGTGATTTTAAACTCCTTCCACCATTTTCACAACTCGTCATTGATGAAGCACATGCATTTCCTGAAATTGTAGGAAAGGCTTTTGGATCAGAAATTCGTTATGACTTGTTGATGAATTTGCTCCACTATCTTTATTTCCCTGAAAAACGGACAGGTCTTGTTTTAAAACTGAAAAACGGCGAAAAAATAATGAAGTCGGTAGAGGCTTCTATTGGTTATGCGAATGATTTTTTTCGGATGTTGCTTTCAGCCATCCCTCTCCAATTCAATCAGTTTTCCACACGCCATACAGAACGAATTAAACTTGATAATGGTGCCTTAGAAGATACCTTATCTGATTTAGCTTCACAACTAGAAGGTTTGTTATCCAAGTATAAAAAAGATAGTGAGGATATGGAAGAAAAGGAAATGGCTCTCGGGTTAGAAATGGTTTCCGGAAATCTAAAGAAGGCTTCCTCCTTTTTAAATGACTTTCGATTGAAAACCAATCCTAACTTGGTGTTTTGGATTGAACCCCCTCCACAGTCTGCAAAAGATCCGTTTTATTATTTATTCTCCCAACCAAAAAACACGGATGAAATTCTAGCCAATACACTGTTTCCCAATATGGATTCTGTGGTGATGACTTCGGCCACACTTTCACCTACCGCTGGAAATTTTCAGTATTTTTTGAAGGAAGTGGGAACATCGGAAGTCAAAACCAAAACACTTGCCTCTCCTTTTGCTTACAACACTCATTCTCTACTTTTTGTTCCCAAACAAGTGGCCGATCCGGTGCAAGACCCTAGAAAAAATAAATCAGATCTATCCTATTGGATCGCGCGCCTTCTCAAACTTTCGGAAGGGGATGCCTTTGTTCTTTTTACTTCCAACAAACTATTGTCAGAACTCTATGAAGAGTTAAGGCATCAGGTTCCTTATCCTATTTTTTCCCAAACAGAAATGGGCCCAATCGCCGCCAAACGAGAGTTTCTTGCCAATGATAAAAGTGTACTTTTTGGAGTGTCTAGTTTTTGGCAAGGTGTGGACATTAAGGGTGATAAACTCAGGAACGTAATTGTGACCAAACTTCCTTTCCAGGTGCCAACGGAACCTGTTTTGCAAGCAAAGATGGAAGATATGGAACGAAAGGGAAAAAGTCCCTTTTGGGAAATGCAAGTTCCAAAAACCTGTTTGTTACTTAGGCAAGGGTTTGGACGGCTCATTCGTTCGCAGTCAGATACGGGAATGGTGAGTATCCTCGACCCCCGAGTGCATACCAAGTCCTATGGAAAAAACGTCTTGCAAAGTCTTCCTAAGGGAGTTCCCCTCATAACGGAATTTAATGAATTGGAAAGAAAATTCCAACTTTTGCCGAAGTTTTAA
- the asnS gene encoding asparagine--tRNA ligase: MIPSLDPTQSLSQNSTSTHSLQGWVQGLRGNNHVQFLQLRTEGKIYQVVAEKEFLGEETFKQIKGLPQETSLIVRGVAQENEKAPGGQELFLHSFTLVGESANYPITPKEHGPDFLHNHRHLWLRSKRQLAIQRVRSELSFAIREFFRNDGYTLIDTPILTGSIGESAGTLFSTEYFDLGQAYLAQTGQLYLETAAFAHSKVYCFGPTFRAEKSKTRRHLTEFWMLEAETAFLGQDGNLDLQERFVKTVLRTTIERTAEDLKVLDRDPARLLEQLAKPFPRVDYGEAIKILQTAGEEITWGEDINSDREQILTTHFGTAIFIQNFPRAIKAFYMKQNPNDPNTVLSADLIAPDGIGEIIGGSEREESYDKIVERLKEEGLPPEDYSWYLDLRKYGSVPHAGFGMGLERVIAWICGLSHIRECIPYPRMIYRLSP, from the coding sequence ATGATTCCAAGTTTAGATCCAACACAATCCCTTTCCCAAAATTCCACATCCACTCATAGTTTACAAGGCTGGGTACAAGGACTCAGAGGCAATAACCACGTCCAATTCCTCCAACTTCGCACCGAGGGAAAAATCTACCAAGTGGTCGCCGAAAAAGAATTTTTAGGTGAAGAAACCTTCAAACAAATCAAAGGACTTCCTCAAGAAACTTCCCTAATTGTTCGGGGAGTTGCACAGGAAAACGAAAAGGCACCGGGTGGTCAGGAATTATTCCTACATTCCTTTACCCTTGTAGGAGAGTCGGCAAACTATCCGATCACTCCCAAAGAACATGGCCCCGATTTTTTACACAACCACAGACATTTGTGGTTACGCTCCAAAAGGCAACTGGCCATCCAAAGGGTTCGTTCTGAGTTATCTTTCGCCATACGAGAGTTCTTTCGTAACGATGGCTACACCCTGATCGACACACCCATCCTCACCGGTTCCATCGGAGAATCAGCAGGAACCCTTTTTTCCACCGAATATTTCGATTTAGGCCAGGCATATTTAGCCCAAACTGGCCAGCTTTATTTAGAAACAGCTGCTTTTGCCCATTCCAAAGTGTATTGTTTTGGACCGACTTTCCGAGCTGAAAAAAGCAAAACTAGGAGACACTTAACTGAATTTTGGATGCTCGAGGCCGAAACTGCCTTTCTTGGCCAAGACGGAAATTTGGACTTACAAGAACGTTTTGTTAAAACTGTCCTTCGCACCACTATCGAAAGAACCGCCGAAGACCTAAAAGTCCTCGATCGAGATCCAGCGCGGCTTCTGGAACAACTGGCCAAACCCTTCCCAAGAGTGGATTACGGCGAAGCCATCAAAATTCTGCAAACCGCAGGGGAAGAAATCACTTGGGGAGAGGACATCAATTCTGATCGCGAACAAATCCTCACCACCCATTTCGGAACTGCTATCTTTATCCAAAACTTCCCAAGGGCCATCAAAGCCTTCTATATGAAACAAAATCCCAATGACCCAAATACCGTCCTTTCTGCGGATCTCATTGCTCCCGATGGGATTGGGGAGATCATCGGCGGGTCGGAAAGGGAAGAATCCTATGATAAAATTGTGGAAAGGTTAAAAGAAGAAGGACTTCCTCCCGAAGACTATTCTTGGTATTTGGACCTTCGTAAGTATGGCTCTGTTCCTCATGCAGGCTTTGGTATGGGTCTAGAGCGAGTCATCGCGTGGATTTGTGGGTTGTCCCATATTCGTGAATGTATCCCTTATCCAAGGATGATTTATAGGCTAAGCCCTTAA
- the folD gene encoding bifunctional methylenetetrahydrofolate dehydrogenase/methenyltetrahydrofolate cyclohydrolase FolD, with translation MKSSILLDGKAISEKIRNRIAETLAKAKSEGKGVPTLATILVGDNPASETYVNMKVKACEKVGMGSRYVRLKEETTTEELLAEIRKLNADSSVNGILLQHPVPHQIDERLCFDEIALEKDVDGVTTVSFGKLSMNSEAYYPCTPYGMVLLLQEYGIDVSGKHAVVVGRSPILGKPMAIMLTNLNATVTLCHSKTKNLPDLVKQADIVVGAVGKPEFIQADWIKEGAVVLDAGYNVGNVGDIEISKVKDKTSYYTPVPGGVGPMTISVLLLQTMYSFLNQFSPKLDSHASNR, from the coding sequence ATGAAATCTAGCATCCTATTAGACGGTAAAGCGATTTCCGAAAAAATTCGAAATCGAATCGCAGAAACATTAGCAAAAGCTAAATCCGAAGGTAAGGGAGTTCCTACCCTTGCTACCATCCTTGTTGGGGATAACCCTGCATCCGAAACTTATGTAAATATGAAAGTGAAGGCTTGCGAAAAAGTGGGAATGGGATCACGATATGTGCGCCTAAAAGAAGAAACTACCACCGAAGAATTGTTAGCTGAAATTCGCAAACTCAATGCAGATTCTTCTGTAAATGGAATTCTTTTACAACACCCAGTCCCACACCAAATTGATGAACGTTTGTGTTTTGATGAAATTGCCCTTGAGAAAGATGTGGACGGAGTCACTACTGTTTCTTTTGGAAAATTATCTATGAATAGTGAAGCCTATTATCCGTGCACTCCGTACGGGATGGTACTTTTGCTTCAAGAGTATGGAATTGATGTTTCGGGAAAACATGCAGTGGTTGTGGGAAGATCCCCCATTCTTGGAAAACCAATGGCGATTATGCTGACAAACCTAAATGCCACAGTGACCCTTTGTCATTCTAAAACTAAGAACCTTCCAGACCTTGTGAAACAAGCGGACATTGTGGTTGGTGCTGTGGGCAAACCAGAGTTCATCCAAGCAGATTGGATCAAAGAAGGTGCTGTGGTTTTGGATGCTGGTTATAATGTTGGGAATGTGGGAGACATTGAAATTTCGAAAGTTAAGGACAAAACATCTTACTACACACCCGTTCCTGGAGGAGTTGGTCCAATGACAATTTCTGTACTTTTACTCCAAACCATGTATAGTTTTTTAAATCAATTTTCACCTAAGTTGGATTCCCATGCCTCAAACCGTTAG
- the rlmB gene encoding 23S rRNA (guanosine(2251)-2'-O)-methyltransferase RlmB — translation MEKSPVEILFGKRNFYEFLESLEQMAPERGIKTIREVIVKDSMGTEEKQRIRGYIPNSVKFTTVSTRELDRIASDKNHQGYVIIRTKQKSFSSLGFEQFKQNIEAGAGPVLILDRIQDPGNLGNILRTAECMGVKHVLMSDRDTSPITPVVEKVSAGAVHHLQIYRVANLMHGMEYLKKNEYWILATDEEGEESIWETLPDATQMAIIMGNEGEGVKRLLLEEADYVARIPLFGSVTSLNVVVACGITLDRVQNVSR, via the coding sequence ATGGAAAAAAGCCCCGTAGAAATACTTTTTGGAAAACGTAATTTTTATGAATTTTTAGAATCCTTGGAGCAGATGGCTCCGGAACGTGGGATCAAAACCATCCGAGAAGTCATCGTCAAAGACTCCATGGGAACGGAAGAAAAACAAAGGATCCGGGGATACATTCCTAATTCCGTAAAATTCACAACAGTTTCCACAAGGGAACTTGATCGTATCGCTTCTGATAAAAACCACCAAGGTTATGTCATCATTCGTACCAAACAAAAGTCATTTTCCTCACTTGGTTTCGAACAGTTCAAACAAAATATAGAAGCAGGTGCAGGACCCGTTCTAATTCTGGATCGAATTCAAGATCCAGGAAATTTAGGGAATATTTTACGAACTGCTGAATGTATGGGTGTCAAACATGTGTTAATGTCTGACCGTGATACCTCCCCCATCACACCTGTTGTAGAGAAAGTTTCTGCAGGTGCAGTCCACCATTTACAAATCTATCGAGTGGCAAACCTGATGCATGGGATGGAATATCTCAAAAAAAATGAATATTGGATACTTGCAACTGATGAAGAAGGTGAAGAATCCATTTGGGAAACTTTACCAGACGCAACGCAGATGGCAATCATCATGGGAAACGAAGGAGAAGGCGTCAAACGTCTGTTATTGGAGGAAGCTGATTACGTGGCAAGAATCCCTCTGTTTGGATCGGTGACATCTCTTAATGTGGTAGTTGCTTGCGGAATCACTTTAGATAGGGTGCAAAATGTTTCGCGTTAG